CCCGCAGCAGAGCGCTTCGGCGCAGACGGCCGAGAAGGTCTCATAATCGCTGGCATGCAACAGGGCATGGGACCGGCGCATTTCCTCGGCGGCGGCTTCGGGTGTGGCCTGGCCGATCAGGGTCACATGCTCGTGCATCCCGGTGCGGGCGATGGCCTCCTGGATGGCCGGTATTTCGGCGCCTCCTCCGGCGATGCGCAACCGGGCATCGCGGCCGTGGGCCCTCAGGCGGGCGATGGCCTCCACCAGCAGCACGGGCCTCTTGGGGTAGCGCCAGGTGGCGATGGCGAAGAAGCGTCCGGCTTCCCGTTCCACCGCGGCCGGGGCGAAGAGCTCCGTGTCCACGGCATTGGCCACCACGTACACCGGTGGATGGGGCGGTCCGGCGAAGTTCAGGATGTCGTCGGCCAGCGCACGCGACACGGTGATCAGCGGCACGCCGAGGTGGAAGATGCGGCGGATGCGGTCCAGCCCCTTGGCGCCGGACTTGAAGCCCAGGCGGTAGATGCTCCAGTGCTCGGTGATCACCAGGGGAAGGCCCATCACACGGCGGAGCAGCCCGAGCCGTGCGCAGTTCGGATAGGCGATGTGGAAGTTGATCACGTCGTAGCGATGCCGGCGATCGCGCGTGAGCCAGGCCCAGAGGATGAGCCCCGTGGCCGACCATTCCACCAGCAGCCACCGGCGGAGGGGCGTGGTGAGGATAAGGGTCCGGTCGGCCTTCAGGCTGCGGCGGTGGAGCGACCAACGCTCGCCCTGCCGCACGTCCAGCTGCCACACCGTGTTCGTGCAATGGGGGGCCAGTGCGCGCACATGGCGTTCGATGAACGGGGTCTCGAAGGGCTTGAGGTGGTTGGGATACCAGCCCACGATGTGCAGGACGTGCATGCGGGCTCAGGGTTGCGGAACGCACACCATGATCTCCGCCGAGACCCCTTCGCGGCGCAGGCGGACGAGGAGCAGTTCGAGGGGATAGACCGCCGCCGCCAGGGCCCCGCCCACCCG
The Flavobacteriales bacterium DNA segment above includes these coding regions:
- a CDS encoding glycosyltransferase, translating into MHVLHIVGWYPNHLKPFETPFIERHVRALAPHCTNTVWQLDVRQGERWSLHRRSLKADRTLILTTPLRRWLLVEWSATGLILWAWLTRDRRHRYDVINFHIAYPNCARLGLLRRVMGLPLVITEHWSIYRLGFKSGAKGLDRIRRIFHLGVPLITVSRALADDILNFAGPPHPPVYVVANAVDTELFAPAAVEREAGRFFAIATWRYPKRPVLLVEAIARLRAHGRDARLRIAGGGAEIPAIQEAIARTGMHEHVTLIGQATPEAAAEEMRRSHALLHASDYETFSAVCAEALCCGTPVVASHVGGIREYLTPALGTAVMENTAEAWCDAMEKDWDRLLMLDRDRLAAAIRPLVDARLVAERYAAVLRSAAGPSDRNATER